The proteins below are encoded in one region of Vulpes lagopus strain Blue_001 chromosome 10, ASM1834538v1, whole genome shotgun sequence:
- the LOC121500162 gene encoding olfactory receptor 8B8-like — translation MAIGNDSSVTEFILLGLTQQPELQLPLFFIFLGFYVVTMVGNMGLILLIGLNSHLHTPMYYFLFNLSFIDFCYSSVIIPRMLMGFVKQNIISYPECMTQLCFFAFFVISECCILTSMAYDRYVAICKPLLYKAIMSHQVCLMFMAGTYGMGFVGAIAHTGCMLRLSFCDGNIINHYMCDIPPLLQLSCTSTYINEVVVFIVVGINVIVPSLTISISYTLILSNIFHIRSTEGRSKAFSTCSSHIVTVSLFFGASAFMYLKPSPAGSLDRDKVSTVFYTIVGPMMNPFIYSLRNKDVKIALSKTLKKRVFS, via the coding sequence ATGGCCATAGGAAATGACTCTTCAGTGACCGAGTTTATCCTGCTGGGTTTAACACAACAGCCAGAACTCCAGCTGcctctcttcttcattttcttaggaTTCTATGTGGTCACCATGGTGGGGAACATGGGCTTGATTCTTCTGATTGGGCTGAACTCTCACCTGCACACTCCCATGTACTACTTTCTCTTCAACCTTtccttcattgatttctgctacTCGTCTGTCATAATCCCTAGAATGCTGATGGGTTTTGTAAAACAGAACATCATCTCTTATCCAGAGTGCATGACACAGCTCTGTTTCTTCGCTTTCTTTGTTATCAGTGAGTGCTGTATTTTGACATCAATGGCCTATGACCGGTATGTGGCCATCTGTAAGCCCCTGCTCTACAAGGCCATCATGTCCCATCAGGTCTGCCTCATGTTCATGGCAGGAACATATGGGATGGGGTTTGTGGGTGCCATTGCCCACACCGGATGTATGCTGAGACTCAGCTTCTGTGATGGCAACATCATCAATCATTACATGTGTGACATACCTCCTCTTCTCCAGCTCTCTTGCACGAGCACCTACATCAATGAGGTGGTGGTTTTCATTGTGGTGGGCATCAATGTAATAGTGCCCAGTCTCACTATCTCCATTTCTTACACCTTGATCCTCTCCAACATATTCCATATCCGTTCTACAGAGGGCAGGTCCAAAGCCTTCAGTACCTGCAGCTCTCACATAGTTactgtttctctcttctttggagCATCGGCATTCATGTACCTTAAGCCTTCTCCTGCTGGGTCCCTGGATCGAGATAAAGTATCCACAGTTTTTTATACCATCGTGGGGCCAATGATGAATCCTTTTATCTACAGTTTAAGGAACAAAGATGTTAAAATTGCACTGAGTAAGACTTTGAAGAAAAGGGTGTTCTCATAA